The following nucleotide sequence is from Prunus dulcis unplaced genomic scaffold, ALMONDv2, whole genome shotgun sequence.
GTGATCCAAAATTAACATGTTATATTAACGTTTTCAGTATTGTGCTATGTACATTACTGTTTGGGTTgttaaattttatgtttgtacGTTCGAAGTGGAAATTATAACCACCCGTTGTACGAAATTTTGAATTGCGCACAGGTACCTCTGAACTGCATCTGAATACTGCAAttgcatattattttatgtaggTTCACTTGTACACGTTTGTTTACTGCCTTTGTTCGCATCAGTAAACGAATCCCGTGTATTGATTTTCACTTTACTGGGTACATCACCCATAAACCCTTTCTTCACAGCAGAATTGTTTTTTCCCcatgattttggtgaagatACATAAGTTAGAATACTCTAGAGTGTGTACATATGCTCTTCATTTGGTTGGACATGAGAGGTtgttttaaataaacatttaGGAGGTTAAATTGTCCATTCGGAATAAACTCCTTCAAAACTTATTTATCTCAACATTTGAAAATTACAACAAATACTTCCCTCAAATAACCTTCTTTTTGGTTGCAAAAAACATTTCCgatattgttttttaaacaatAAAGTCCAAAACTTAATTTTCCTAATTAATGGACATTCGAAATTGTAACTATTTGTAAAAGTATCGCTACttttcaaaattatatataacaaTTACATACGACTTGAAAcagttaaaattattaaaaccTAAGCTTACGAATAGTCTATAACCTGAAtccaatataattataaacaTAAACCATACTTTAAACCCTAAAGCCCAAACCCATTTCAGTGTTAACCATAAAGCCCAACCCTAAATTGTAACCGTAAATCCTAAACCCTTGAATTTTAACACTGAATTGCATAAACCCAATTAAATTTTGATCGTAACGTCCaacccatttcaattttaacttttatgcATAAACCAcaaactctaaaccctaaacacttCAATTTGAATACTACCGCCCGAactcaattcaattttaacCGTAAATTGTATACCATCAACCGTAAACCCTAAACCGTAAACCCTTGAATTTGAACCACAAAGCCCAAACCCAAAGCCCAacaaaattacattttaaCCATAAAGCCGAACCCAATATAAATTGAACCCTaaagcccaaacccaattcaatttATTTCGATTAAAGCCCAAACGCAATTCAATTTTGAACCATAAAGCCCAACATAATATCATGTTAACCGTAAAGCCCAACCCAGTTCAATTTTAACCATAAAGCCCAACCCAATATCAAattgaaccctaaaccctaacccaATTTAATGTTAACCGTaaagcccaaacccaattcaatttgACCCGTGAAgcccaatccaattcaaactcaaaattgaaaCCCTCTCACCGACTTCATTTTTGCTCCTAAAGGCCAACCCTAATTCCTCTTTTCAATCTATAGCCCATAGCAAAAATCTCTTTGGCGTCGCACCTCCAGCATCATCGTCGCACAGCCTTCGTCAGCGTCGCACGGCCAGAGTCATCGTCGCACGGCCAGAGTCTTCGTCGCACGGCCAGAGTAATCGTCGCACAGCCAGAGTCATCCCTGCACAGCTAGCGTCATCTTCACGCACCAACGTCATCGTTGCACAATTGGGCTCTGCAGAAGCTCAAAGTCCTTACCTGAAGAGGTGAAATTCCATCTGGGTATGCTGCATTTCTTCCTCAATGACGTAAATTACAATTTGATTTTTAGTTAGTCCAATTGGGTTCTTCTCTAAGCAGTGTTCTGTTCATTAGGAAATGCTACTATTATACAAAATGGAAAGCATAAATGAAGGACATGGAGTAGTTATCATATTTTTTGATGGTTTGTGTGCATTTTGTGAGTCCGCGTATCTGAATGTTGGTGCACGTTTTGATCTTCTAATTTGCATATCCCAGTTATTTGTGTGTGCTTGTATTTCCCTCTCTTTCTATCTCTACTATGTGTGTTTGCTCTTTGTGTTGTGTGGCTCttcttagagcaactccacccctaagggcaaagtctaaggcaagggcaagctagggcaagcaagggctgatactattcacgtgaatagtgtcagccttgccatttgtggttccactcacaagggcaaagtctagggcaagtctagggcaattactattcattgtactttatttcctatttttttatgctttaaatcattaattttgataatcttttgtaattaaattttcggataagattttcggatgtgaatctcggttgccacgtgtcttattccagataaaatttgtgcttgtatgatctattcaaaataaataattggaagtgcattcaaaaaatatacaatgcaagaaattataaactattttcaaatgcaagaataaaattgattgtgtaaataaatatagacaaattgaaaatgcaaaaacaaaaataaagattatgcatgaaattataaactattttgaaatgcaagaataaaattgattatgtaaataaataacgccaattaggaaatgcaaaaataaaataaacattgtgcaacaaaaaggaatagaatatgcaaaaaaaagttacattaaattgattaaaatggcaattaaaaatattttggtgtggaaaatgaattatgtgagtggagagtagaaaatattgtatggagaagaaattgtatgaagatttggtgttgaaagtagataaaatggttaggtatttatagggaaaaaatacataaatttttggtatttttaaaaaaaaaaattcagaattttttcggatttttttggatttttttaaaatttttttggacaaaaaaaagagaaccgTAGGATTGctgaaaaaaatccaatcggAGCCACCCGGTGACGACACGTGGCAgtcaacagtaaaaaaaattgattttagtgcgctgacgtcagcgaacTCGGGCTCAAGCCCAGGCGACTTTTgcccttgggcctgcccggTTTCGTGGGGCCCACCTGTTGCCCGGGCTGGATTCTTGGCGCTGGAGCTGGACTCGGGCTCATCTCTGCCTTTTGCCTGGGCCAGCCTCTAGCGCTGGACTTGGCCTTACGAATAGTCTATCTTAATTAATGGGtccatttcataatttcatacGCATTCAAACTCCACCTCTGTGATAAAAGCATTTACCTCTCTGTGATAAAagcttttcatttgtttgtatTTCTCTTTGGCTTTTTGACTCACTCActctttgtctttctttttttgggttctctgAGATGGGTGTCCTTTATTTTTCAGACCCATTTATGTTTCATGCTTTTTTCAAATCTTGTGGCTTTAGCTAGATAAAGAGAGATAAACACTCTGAAAAAAACTTGATGGGTCCTGATTCCTGAAACTCTGAATCTCAGTTTCTtgagttttggttttcttgaaaaaaaattcccactTTTCTGttcattcaaacaaaaaacttcaCCTTTTGTGTTGCCTTTTGCATTTCTTCTGATTTGAGAAAGGTGGGGGGAAGGATGCATAAGACCTTATTATTAGCTTTTTCtccttgttctttttgttaaaGAAGGAACAAAGTTATTTTTCATTGTACTCCTTGTAAGGGTTTAAGGATAAAGTAAACGAATCATATCTTGTGAACATTCACTGAATTGGCTTGTTCTGAGTTCCAAGGGAAGTATACAGCAATTGTTGTCAATCACGATTCCATCTGTCATCATTATCAATCTAAAGGGTCTGATTTGGCAAATCCCATGAATCTATTTGAAGATTTCTTACCTTAGAGAAGGGTTTGTTCCTAGAAAGGgctgcaattttttttccagatgTATTTGCTGGTTTGGCTGGCACTTTTTTTCGAGACGtatttgctttcatttttGAGATGTATTTGTTGGTTTGGAATAAGCTAGGTCACGCTTAATATAGAAATTAAGAGCTGCGGCTGTGAAGATAGATTGCTGGTTTGGCTgtcatttttttcctttggctGTCATTGCTGTCATTTTGGAGATGTCATTGTCTATATGAGTTGTGGGTGTTTTTTAACGTATGTTGAGATTATGTCTCGTTACTGTGTTGTTATATTTTTGGTCAAACTAGTTACTGTATTGTTTGATGTTGAGGTAGAGATAATCTGTTTCATTGTTTGCCATTTCAAATCAATAATGAAGGATATTCGAATCAACAATGAGGATGAAACACAAGGGCACCGAGGTTAGACCATCTCATCAAGGTTCCCGTTGCCTGAAGACCACAGTTGCACAGGGTACGAAAGGTAACTCTTCAGCGGCTTCCTCAAGCTCGAAAAAACGGACGCCAGCCAAACGAATATCGGGTCCTATGGGTAATGGGGTGTTCGGGGTACGTGTGTTCATACCAAGAGACCGCAATCCTTGTTCACCCGTGCTTCACTTCGATTTGGAGGAACATATCTCCTTCAAGGTATTATTATTTAAGTTTACATTTCGCATTTCACACATTggaataaattttgtttaccGGGTCACAATCAAATGAAGATTACTAAACCCAAAATTATTTATGCAgctcactttaaaaaaaatcagaggGTGTGGAAACAACGACATATGTGCTACATGGTATAACAAAGCAATGCACGACACGGTGAAAGCGAAGGTGCAAGAATCAGGatttttgccctttttgtCAATACTGGGACATGGAAAGAAAGGGGATAGGCCATTACTTGTGGCCTTAGCTGAGAGATGGTGGGACACTACCCACACATTCCACTTCGATGAAGTTGGAGAGATGACAATGACCCCGACGGACTTCGCAGCAATCACAGGATTGCTTGTTGGTGGGAAGCGATTAACGTACGACTTGGACATTTACAGAAACAAGAACAAGGTGGTGAAATTGTTTGGGAAACCAATTGCAGACCTACTGGCAGGGGAAAGGAGAGGGCCGTATGAAAGCCTTTGCACTCCGTACTGGAGGAAGAATCCGAAAGATGATAAAGAAGCTGACCAAATTGCAAGGGCATTTATTCTGTGCTTGATTGGCTCCTCATTCCTCAATGACAAGAGCCAATACGTGAGTATGCACTACGCCCCCTGTCTGGAAATAGTCTCAGACATTGGTAAATATGACTGGGGCGGTGCGGCGTTGGCTTGCTTGTATAGATCATTGGATTCTTGTTCCAGGGGCAGGTCATCAAGCATGGGCGGGTATTGGAGGGCATGGGAGGTTAGTGTCATCGAATTGAATATCCGCAAAGTGCAACATAATTTTTTGCTTAAATTACTAATTTGTAAACTTGTCTTGTGTAGGTATGGGCTTGCGAGTATCTAAAGCCGTTTGCTTTATCAAGGCCCAGTGGGACCTTGAACACGTGGCCCAGAACATTGAGGTGGGTTGGTGCAAAATCAAAGCGGGACTTGCAACATCACTTGGAACATTTTAGAGTGATGATGCGACATCTAACAAATGATCAAGTATAAACCTCGACGtttgtgtgaaattttatttagctTCAAATGTATGATTCCCTGAGGTAACCAATTTGTGTTGGAGGTTAATTGGAACCCATGGGGGACCAATGAATCCGACATGCCGGAAGCCGTCATAAATAGTGTGTCGGCAACCCGTAAACGAATCCTACTTGAGGGACCAGCTGGTTCAGCCTGGTTTTTGGGAGAGCGAGTCGCAATGCAAAGTTTAGGCACCACAGAACCTCAAGTACCCAAAATTCCACCGACGACAATGCTTTCTGATTATAAGCTAAATGATGAGGCAGAAGTCAGGGAAGCACTGAATGGGTACCCCGCTTCAGAATGGCTTGCAAATTCATCCAACTATGGCCACTACAGAGATGAGTACATAAGGTACCGCCACTATGAGGACTTGCGTGAAGCGGTACGTTATACACTGAACACGTGTTCTGTACTTACACTTGCTGCATGAAattcatattatttttcaactaTCTAAAATGATACCTAAAGGGTAATCTGAATGCAGAACAAGACTCCACACTCCAAAAAGGCAAAGTTCAGAAAAGTCTTCGTACACGTAccccaaagagaaagaaaaccaagtaAATTATGGAAACTATTCAATTTTCCGGATCATTGGTCCGTtttgtaatataatatgtTCGGCTTATTGCCCATGACCATTTCTGATGCTATGTACTTCGATTTCTAGTTCAAAAAAAAGGTGTAATTGTGgatgtacaaaaaaaaaagatggagTTCCATTTTTCGTTTTTAGGGGTTTGCGCATAGCCACACTTGCATTGCATCAccgtcatgcaattgcatgtgtgAAATGCAAATACAAACCTGCTGtgtgcaaacaaaacataccTGAAAAACGCATGCCCAACCCTAAATGTATAGCACAACGACAAGTAGGGGTTTGCGCACAGTGAGCCTTGCATTGCATCAccgtcatgcaattgcatgtgtgAAATGCAAATACAAACCTACTGtgtgcaaacaaaacataccTGAAAAACGCATGCCCAACCCTAAATGTATAGCacaaagacaaagacaacAAAGCAAATACTTTATTAAGACCATATGTGTATTATTCAATATTATGGTTAATCACATTGTGTTATACGAAAATCGGGATCTTTTGGAAAATCATTTGTGCTACATTAGAATGTCCATTACTACGTAATTTCGAGAATTTATCGTTGTTGTACTGAAAGAATGTTCGGTTTATTGCCCCTTACCGTTTTTCATGCTCTATACTTCGATTGATAGTTCAAAAAAATAGGTCTAATTATGCatgtacaaaaaaatatgattcaTTTTTCCTGATTAGGGGTTTGCGCACAGCCACCCTTGCATTGCATCACTctcatgcaattgcatctgTTAAATGCAAATTGAAACCGGCTGTGTGCAAACTAAACATACCTTAAAAATGCAAACCTAATTAATGTATGGcgcaaagacaaagaaaacgAAGCAAATACTTTATTATGACCGTATGTTTATTATTCAATATTAGAGTTAAGCACATAGTGTTTTACGAAATTGGGGATATTTTGGAAAATCATTTGTGCTACATGACAATGTCCATTACTAcggaatttttaaaattggtcgtttttgtaatataatatgtTCTGCTTATTGCCCCTTACCATTTCTCATGCTCTGTACTTCGATTtatagttaaaaaaaatatgtataattatgcatgtacaaaaaaatatgatcCATTTTTCTTGATTAGGGGTTTGCGCACAGCCGCCCTTGCATTGCCTCACCtgcatgcaattgcatgtgtAAAATGCAAATGTAAACCGGCTGTGTGCAAACTAAACATACTTTAAAAACGCAAACCTAATTAATGTATGGTGCAAAGACAAATAAAACCAAGCAAATACTTTATTATGAccgtaattttatttttcaatattagaGTTAATCACATTGTGTTATACGAAAGTCGggatattttgaaaattcatttgTGGTACATGACAATGTCCATTAGTACGTGATTTTTATAATTGGTctattttgtaatataattgAAGGACTTATTGCCCCAGATTCTTACCATGCTCGTATTTCGGTTCATGTCGCCcttcaatataaaattcaaaaagtaGGTGACATTtgcaagaaggaaaaaatatgATCCATTTTTCCTTATTAGGGGTTTGGGCACAGCCACCCTTGCATTGCATCACCGTCTTGCAATTGCATGTTTCTAATGCAAATGCTGACCTGCTGTGGGCAAAACTGTTCAAACTGTAAACGCGAAGCTAATGAATGTATATAGCAAAGACATTAGGATTAAGCAATTATCGTTTACGAAATTGCCAATATTTTGGAATATAATGCGCACTATCAGGCAAAAAATTTGTAATACCAAGTATTTTCAGATAATTAGTCTTTATTGATTCTAATATGTTCAAATAATAGCCCCTTACCCTTAGGCAATGTGGTTTGGATCACCGCCTCCTACATAAAACTTCCGTTCAAGCACCCCCTACAAGTCATAAAATCGTTTCTTAACATTACATAcataaaacaataagatatcAATCATATGAAAGCATCTTGTCTATTACTGAATCTACATTTCATGTGAATTTTTACATGTAAACCAAGTTCCAAAACTACAATTGTTTTGGGTTGAACCAGTACATAGGGAATTAGGTTCACCATTGTCGAATGAGAAACCATCGTCACTGTTAGGGGTAGAACCAGTTGGGTCTGCAGTAGAAAAACTATCAGAACCAGAGAAATCAACCACATTGTTGCTTCTGCATTAAGAAATCGTTTGACTAGGATAACTGTAGCTAATGTCCGGGGACGGCCCTTTATCAGAACTATACTGATAGCTTTCACTACCTGATGGGATATTCACACCTGCATTTCTACTTGGATGCAAGTTTCTTTGAGAGCAATTACGCTTTGTATGTCCATATCCGCGACACAATTGACATTGTCGACGCTTGCGCGTTCCACCCTGCCTTGCTTGACTGCCTTTTGTCTTAACGATATTTGGATCTTTCACAATATTTGAAGGACATTGCTCAGCGCTACCCAATTTCAGACTcgtctcttcttccttttgccGTAAGCCTTCACAAATTCCCTCCAATCTACTAAACTCATTCGTCAACATGGCATAACCATTTGCTCTCTTTGATGCATaaaaacaaactttgtttgaCATAGCACTTAAACTTCCATACCTCGCCATTTCTACAACTTCCTTGGTACTGTCTTCGCCTTTGCTGATAAATTCCCTACATGTATCAGTTTGGGCACTCTTTGTCCATCTCTTCATTATGAGTGCTGGAGGAATTTCCGTAAGGTGCTCGCACTTCATTACATAAAACAGGTGGCAACACGGGATCCCTTCACTTTCATATTTCCGGCATCCACACTGTATCCGTATCTTTTCCCCACCGTGGTAAACACAAGTCCATTTATTATGCGGTTCACCATATTTTGACAATACGTATACACGACCTCCAAAATTATGCATCACATTATCATGGATGAGTGCTGAACAAGATTCGATCTCATGACGAACCAATACAAAGCATCTATGCGTGTAAATCAAAGAAGCTTGTTGCTCGAGTTTTGTCAATGCGGTTTTAAGGACTGGTGTTGAGTACTTTGCGTTGAAACCATCCTTTGCCGTGGTATTCCTAAGACGTAACATAGCCCTATCAATTGCTGGAATACATTCAAACAACTTCACACCTTTCCTCAAGTAATCTTTCACATACTTGTTCATAGACTCCACGCGTCGAGTGGTGCACATACCACCAAAAAACTTTCCTCTCAAACATGATTCAGCCCATGAGTCACTTTTTGCATACATCATTTCCAaccattctttttgtttcggAGTCCTCGCTCTTTCCCTTAGAACCTCCCATTTCTTCTCAAACTCGTCCAATGCAAATGGTTCCCAAATACATGCCTGAAAATTTCTTACCAATTCATCATCCTTCAAGTTATTTTGTGCATTCCTTGACACATGCCATGAGCACAACCGATGGTTAGACATGGGAAACACATCATCAATGGCTTTACGCATTGCCTCATCGCCATccgtcaatattgatattggcTTCTTATCTTTCATGGATGCCATGAATGTTTCCAATAACCACTTGTAAGTTTCAAATGTCTCGTCCTGCAATAATGCACAACCAAACATTACAGTAGAACGGTAGTTGTTCGAACCAACAAACAACACTAGGGGCTTGTCATAAACATTTGTTTTGTATGTGCTGTCAAATATGAGGACGTCCCCATAGGCAATGTAATCCAAAAGTGAAGTGGAGTCCCTCCAAAACAAATTACCAAGCCTATTTTCCTCGTCAACACTGAACTTACAAAAGAATTCTGGATCCATTGCTCCTTTCGCTTTCAAGTAAGATAGTGCAGCTTCTGTGTCATCGTCGAGCAAAATTTCCCTCCGTGATGCATCCAACTTATTGTACAGATCCTTTATTTGAAAACCAACATTTAAATACCCGCCACATTGGTCGACCATATACTCATATGTTTGACATGTTCTAACCAATGCTCTTCGCATTGCCACTGCTTGTGCTAAATCAGAATTTCGAACAACACGGTTACATCGGAGATATGGTGATTCAAGTGGAGTAACTAGTTGATGATTGTGATGTGGTTCAAAATTTGTAACGACGTAAACGTCACGTTTCTTCTCATAACCCACCCAAAAATGGGCAGAACAATTCTCTCTTGTAATTGGCTTTGGTGGTCGAATCCTATCTGATCGATCATTAAACTTCTCATTTCTCAAACCTTCTTTAGAACAACACCACCGTCTCCTACATATTTTCCCTTCCGCATTTCGCACCAATTTGTCTTTTCTCACGCTAAATCCAATGCCCTTTGCATAACTCATGTAATATTCTTCTGCTAATTCTATCGTTTTAAACTCTTTTCCCATAACATCTTCTTTCCTCGGTGCAATCATGTCAACATCATTATCATCACTGCTTTGACTAACCATATGTTGGACCGACATATGCCCAGTCTCTGTTGTCGATGCCCTATGACTTGACCTTTCACAACCACCCAGATACCCTGAATCACTACAACCACCATTTGATGTCTCTAGACCCCTGTCCATCTTACCAGACCCCTTCATGCCTGAGAAACATaatttcaaactgaaattACCTTATACTCTATGTGCTAACATactttctcttaaaaaaaacacaaatgaatAATCTCATGCAATTGCACATACTCAGGTCAATAATTGCACCACGTATAACTGTTTTGCAACCaaaaacatgcaattgcatcaACTCATTACCCAAATCACATTCAAGTCCTAAACCAGAAAGAGGGTTCTTTGAAATCTTACTTGATGTTTCCATACTTTCAAAGGCCTCTCCTTACACTTCCTTTTGCCACCAACTCAAATGTCGTCGTTAACAGCCAAGGATCTTCAAAATCTTTACAACCACGTTGTTATTACAAATTCATTCCCctgcaaaattgaaattctatATCAGACAAtgccaacaaaacaaattaaattaattaaataccTCCAATTTGGTGACCATTTCATCATGGAGGTTGGACCCACCATCAATTTTGTATCTGCATATGAGTTTTGGGCAAGCAGAGAGAAGACTTGAGGACCTCAATTCGGTGAGCATTACCTTCTTGCAGCTGCGTTTTGCCCAAGCACAGACAAGAGTTGGACGCACTTAGGATGAATTTGGGCAAGTGAGAGGAAGAGTTCCTTGTGAAGTAGAGACAAGAGTTCGCAGCCAAGCAGAGACAGTGGGCAAGAAGAGAGGAGTTCGTGGAGGCGCTAAGGATTGATTTGGGCAAGCAAAAAGAAGAGTTCCTGGAGGCGCTAAGAATTGGATGGGCTCTTAGGATTTTCGATTTGGGCAACCAGAGAGGAGAGCGTGCGTCTTCTTCATCCTCCAAACCTGCCTTCTCTGCgcgtcttcttcatcttccaaatctgcctttctctttcctcacATGCCACTCACGTGTTGAATAACAAATGCCTCAACAGGTCACCAAGTCATTCAATCTCAGCCATCCTTTTTTAACATGAAAACTTAGCCGTTGGATAGCTGGCTGTACTGGTACAGCTGATGCACCACAGAGAGTTAACCACATTATGGTTTACGAAATTGGGAATATTTTTGAATGTTATTTGTACTACATGACAATTTCTATTACTAAGTATTTTCGAATAATTGGTCCTTTTGTAGTATAATATGTTCGGATTATTGCCCCTTACCGTTTGTCATGCTCTGTATTTCAAATAATTGAGCCCTTCGATTTATAGTAAAAATTATGTCTAATTATGCATGTACAGTAAAATATGatccatttttcttattttcgtTTGCGCACAATCACTCTTGCATTGCATCAccaacatgcaattgcatgctTGCAATGCAAATGTTGCCCGACTGTTGGCAAACTCTTCAGAGCATAAACACGAAGCTAAAAACATACAATTGCATAAACTCATTACTCAAAATATATTGAACTCCTAAACTGCATGAACTCATTACCCAAAATACATTCAACTCATAAACCAGAAAAAGAGGGTTGTTTGAACTCTTACTTGAtgtttccaaattttcaacgCATCCTCTTTACACTTCCTTTCTCCACCAACTCAAATGTCGTCGTTCACACAATTCCAACAAATCAAACTAAATTCCACTCAATTTGGTGACCATTACATCATGGAGGCTGGACCCATCATCAATTTCGCAACGATTACCTCTCTGCAGATCAGTTTTGGGCAAGCAGAGAGAAGAGTTGAGGACCTCGCTTAGGCAGAGTCGCCAGCTTTGTCTTCAGTTTTCTCGTGACGACCTCGATTCGGTGAGCATTAGCTTTTTCTGTAGATGCATTTTGGCCAACACAGGATGAATTTGGGCAAGTAGGGAGAGGATTTGGTGGGCAAGTAGGGAGAGGATTTGGTGGGCAAGCAGGGAGAGCATTTGATGGGCAAGCAGAGAGAGGATTTGGGGGCGCTTATGATTGGATTTAGGCAAGCAGAGAAAAGAGCTGGAGGCTCTTACGATTCGATTTAGAGAGAAAACTTGGAGCGAGCGTCGTCTTCCACCTCCACACCATGCGTCTGGTTCTGTTAGCCCTTATAAGAGTCACATGTGACTCAGGTGCTCAATAACAAAGGGCTGAATAGGTTATCCAGTCATTCAATCTCAACCATCCATTTTTGAAATGCAAACTCAACCCTTGGATAAGTGGCTGTACAGATACAGCCAAGGCACCACAGAATTTTCGTGTTTTCAATTGCCTCATGTTCATGTCGCTTCGCACTGGAAAGTCCTCTCTTCTCAAAAACCTCTCACTTTCTCCAAACACAACTAGAACTTTCATTCCACTGCTGCCTTTTTGGACTTACCggacaaaaaagaagaaggaatctTTTGATTCCCGCGCGCGATATATTGTGAAGGGTTTTTGCCTTTCAGCCTTTGTGTTGGATTTTGTCTTCTACTTGATTTGGGCAGGGATTTTTTGGTTACTCCCTAATTTGTGTTAGCGATATTCTAGCTTA
It contains:
- the LOC117613068 gene encoding protein FAR1-RELATED SEQUENCE 5-like, which gives rise to METSSKISKNPLSGLGLECDLGNELMQLHVFGCKTVIRGAIIDLSMKGSGKMDRGLETSNGGCSDSGYLGGCERSSHRASTTETGHMSVQHMVSQSSDDNDVDMIAPRKEDVMGKEFKTIELAEEYYMSYAKGIGFSVRKDKLVRNAEGKICRRRWCCSKEGLRNEKFNDRSDRIRPPKPITRENCSAHFWVGYEKKRDVYVVTNFEPHHNHQLVTPLESPYLRCNRVVRNSDLAQAVAMRRALVRTCQTYEYMVDQCGGYLNVGFQIKDLYNKLDASRREILLDDDTEAALSYLKAKGAMDPEFFCKFSVDEENRLGNLFWRDSTSLLDYIAYGDVLIFDSTYKTNVYDKPLVLFVGSNNYRSTVMFGCALLQDETFETYKWLLETFMASMKDKKPISILTDGDEAMRKAIDDVFPMSNHRLCSWHVSRNAQNNLKDDELVRNFQACIWEPFALDEFEKKWEVLRERARTPKQKEWLEMMYAKSDSWAESCLRGKFFGGMCTTRRVESMNKYVKDYLRKGVKLFECIPAIDRAMLRLRNTTAKDGFNAKYSTPVLKTALTKLEQQASLIYTHRCFVLVRHEIESCSALIHDNVMHNFGGRVYVLSKYGEPHNKWTCVYHGGEKIRIQCGCRKYESEGIPCCHLFYVMKCEHLTEIPPALIMKRWTKSAQTDTCREFISKGEDSTKEVVEMARYGSLSAMSNKVCFYASKRANGYAMLTNEFSRLEGICEGLRQKEEETSLKLGSAEQCPSNIVKDPNIVKTKGSQARQGGTRKRRQCQLCRGYGHTKRNCSQRNLHPSRNAGVNIPSGSESYQYSSDKGPSPDISYSYPSQTIS